One Dehalococcoidales bacterium genomic window carries:
- the glp gene encoding gephyrin-like molybdotransferase Glp — MSFWDTPTCYDEADSYVYAAIKPILRTETINLEDSLYRILAEEITAAKSIPPFNRATMDGYAVRAKDTVRTSPEEPKIFEIIDYVYAGSVSKKNICANECAQITTGARVPDGADAVVMTENTGVENGRLCIYKPISYGENIEFEGQDKKRGRQLLKQGTLITPSAIGLIAGQGLSKVKVYEKPKVAVISNGEELVGIDDIVKDGQIYDVNSSVIASIIKENGCLPLKFGIVGDNPQQIKAIIEEALKVADFVFVSGGTSKGDKDYLTEILQKLGKVPSLKIKGRNIKSGLLVIADGKPVLSTPGFPVSCLINAYILLVPALRKMAQIPPVCTKTFIAKMGDSVDIADSARGRFLAVKIEGSAAFPVELTNKGLVDIAGADGYIVLDSETATLQKDATVSVNLF, encoded by the coding sequence ATGAGTTTTTGGGATACGCCCACCTGTTACGATGAAGCCGACAGTTACGTTTATGCAGCCATCAAACCAATCCTTAGAACGGAAACAATCAATTTAGAAGACAGTTTATATCGAATCTTGGCCGAGGAAATTACCGCCGCCAAGAGCATTCCCCCGTTTAACAGAGCCACAATGGACGGTTATGCCGTAAGAGCCAAAGATACCGTCAGAACATCGCCAGAGGAACCGAAAATCTTTGAAATAATCGATTATGTCTATGCCGGCAGCGTATCCAAGAAAAATATTTGTGCCAATGAGTGTGCCCAGATTACCACCGGAGCCAGAGTTCCCGACGGGGCCGATGCTGTTGTAATGACCGAAAATACAGGCGTAGAAAACGGCAGATTATGTATCTACAAACCAATCAGTTACGGCGAAAACATAGAATTTGAAGGGCAGGATAAAAAACGCGGACGCCAGCTTTTGAAACAGGGAACCCTTATCACCCCGTCTGCAATCGGCTTAATTGCCGGGCAAGGTTTATCAAAGGTTAAGGTTTATGAAAAACCCAAGGTTGCTGTTATTTCCAACGGTGAAGAGCTTGTCGGAATTGATGATATTGTCAAAGACGGTCAAATTTACGATGTTAACTCCTCTGTAATTGCTTCAATTATTAAAGAAAACGGTTGCCTGCCTTTAAAATTCGGGATTGTCGGTGATAACCCTCAGCAAATTAAGGCTATTATCGAAGAGGCGTTAAAAGTAGCCGATTTTGTATTTGTTTCGGGGGGAACATCCAAGGGCGATAAAGACTATTTAACCGAAATATTGCAAAAGCTGGGTAAAGTGCCTTCCCTAAAAATTAAAGGACGCAATATTAAATCGGGGTTACTGGTTATTGCGGACGGCAAACCTGTGTTAAGCACCCCCGGATTCCCGGTTTCCTGCCTGATAAATGCCTATATTCTGCTTGTTCCGGCACTGCGAAAAATGGCGCAAATCCCTCCCGTTTGTACAAAAACTTTTATTGCTAAAATGGGTGATTCGGTTGATATCGCAGACAGCGCCAGGGGGCGTTTCCTGGCAGTCAAAATCGAAGGCTCCGCCGCCTTTCCGGTAGAGCTTACAAATAAGGGGCTGGTTGATATTGCCGGTGCGGACGGATATATTGTTTTAGACAGCGAAACCGCGACACTTCAAAAAGATGCCACGGTTTCCGTTAATTTGTTTTAG
- a CDS encoding molybdenum cofactor biosynthesis protein B — protein MGYHDHKEHLPANVSCAVLIISGSRTLKTDESGKYIVAKLEESGNIVTDYSIIGNDPDQILGTIEKLFNDGVTQAIITSGGTGASSQDITIETITPILDKKMDGFGELFRTLTYQEIGTGSILSRAMAGIINGKVIISLPGSLAAVKLATNNIIIPELAHLVREASR, from the coding sequence ATGGGCTATCATGATCACAAAGAACACTTGCCGGCAAACGTAAGTTGTGCCGTCCTTATTATTTCCGGGTCGAGAACACTCAAAACGGACGAGTCCGGGAAATACATAGTGGCAAAGCTGGAGGAATCCGGTAACATCGTTACCGATTATTCCATTATCGGTAACGACCCCGACCAAATCCTTGGCACTATCGAAAAATTATTTAATGACGGGGTGACACAAGCCATAATCACCAGCGGCGGAACCGGCGCCAGCTCACAGGATATCACAATCGAAACGATTACCCCGATTTTAGATAAAAAAATGGACGGTTTCGGCGAATTATTCAGAACACTTACTTACCAGGAAATCGGCACCGGCAGTATATTAAGCCGGGCAATGGCCGGTATTATAAACGGGAAAGTCATAATATCGCTTCCCGGTTCGCTGGCAGCCGTTAAACTGGCAACCAATAATATTATTATCCCCGAACTGGCTCATCTTGTAAGGGAGGCCTCCAGATGA
- a CDS encoding zinc ribbon domain-containing protein — MICSSCGKEIDKKRFPANITFCPYCGDELHDSEDPNALQFCPYCGEKLIIQSKFCPHCGKKLLAGESPAPAPRKPEGKSFIEQTAKPVIESLKESFGPERKMRKLYKQWIEYSNLPPEEIPSINKDIESRNQPPASDPRRKTDEDFLS; from the coding sequence ATGATATGCTCCTCTTGCGGGAAAGAAATCGATAAAAAACGTTTCCCGGCAAACATTACTTTTTGTCCTTATTGCGGCGACGAGTTACACGACTCGGAGGATCCGAATGCGTTGCAATTCTGCCCCTATTGCGGGGAAAAACTGATTATCCAATCCAAATTTTGCCCGCATTGCGGAAAGAAATTATTGGCCGGTGAAAGCCCCGCCCCCGCACCCCGCAAACCGGAAGGGAAAAGCTTTATTGAACAAACCGCAAAACCGGTTATCGAATCCCTTAAAGAAAGCTTTGGCCCCGAAAGAAAAATGAGAAAGCTCTATAAACAATGGATTGAATACTCCAATTTACCGCCGGAAGAAATTCCGTCAATCAATAAAGATATCGAATCCAGAAATCAACCGCCGGCGAGTGACCCCCGCCGAAAAACCGACGAAGATTTCCTTTCATAG
- a CDS encoding 4Fe-4S dicluster domain-containing protein yields the protein MEDIMLNDTNDRCTLCKKCVGICRKTVGREAISYVEDESGNASIIFDFDKCIACGSCAYVCADNAIIIQDIDDARIMVVPSGRKEFKSKQCTKCGYYWAPEQQIQYMAETANLPLSKFDLCPDCR from the coding sequence ATGGAAGATATAATGTTAAACGACACAAATGACAGATGTACTTTATGTAAAAAATGCGTAGGGATTTGTCGTAAAACGGTAGGCAGAGAGGCCATCAGCTACGTTGAAGACGAGAGCGGCAACGCCTCAATTATTTTTGATTTTGACAAATGTATTGCATGCGGATCGTGTGCGTATGTTTGTGCCGATAATGCGATAATTATTCAAGATATCGATGACGCCAGAATAATGGTTGTTCCCAGCGGGCGCAAGGAGTTTAAATCCAAGCAGTGCACAAAATGCGGTTACTATTGGGCCCCCGAACAACAAATTCAATATATGGCGGAAACAGCCAATCTGCCGCTAAGCAAATTTGATTTATGCCCCGATTGTCGTTAA
- the porB gene encoding pyruvate synthase subunit PorB: MENYTVYVPKMVTKKEILAPGHRACIGCGEALAVRLVFKAVGQNAIVVNATGCVEIFTSQLPYTSWRVPWIHTLFENTAAVASGIESARKAMIRKGIIEDKKTKIVAIGGDGATIDIGLQALSGAMERGHDFLYICFDNEAYMNTGIQRSSATPFGASTTTSPAGKVSIGQVAWKKDMPAIAAAHNIPYVATANPSYPFDLMEKVKKGLEVEGPAYIQVLSACPTGWGCPGEISVKLGRLAAKTGVFPLYEVENGKYRITVDFPKLLPITEYTSLQKRFRHLQPETLAQIQEKITQKYEELKEKAEISKCSCQKESED; the protein is encoded by the coding sequence ATGGAAAATTATACGGTTTACGTCCCCAAGATGGTTACCAAAAAAGAAATTCTGGCGCCGGGCCATCGTGCCTGTATCGGTTGCGGTGAAGCGCTGGCGGTCAGGTTGGTTTTTAAAGCCGTTGGGCAAAATGCGATCGTGGTCAATGCAACCGGGTGTGTTGAAATTTTCACATCCCAATTGCCTTATACCTCTTGGCGCGTCCCCTGGATTCATACCCTTTTTGAAAATACGGCAGCGGTTGCTTCCGGAATCGAATCCGCCCGCAAAGCAATGATTCGTAAAGGGATTATTGAAGATAAAAAGACTAAAATCGTTGCCATTGGCGGCGACGGAGCCACAATTGATATCGGTTTACAGGCCCTTTCCGGGGCAATGGAAAGAGGACATGATTTTCTTTACATCTGCTTTGATAACGAAGCCTATATGAATACCGGTATCCAAAGATCTTCGGCAACCCCCTTCGGCGCTTCAACCACCACTTCGCCGGCCGGTAAAGTCAGTATCGGGCAAGTGGCATGGAAAAAGGATATGCCCGCTATTGCGGCGGCACATAATATTCCGTATGTCGCAACCGCAAACCCCAGCTATCCCTTTGATTTAATGGAAAAAGTTAAAAAAGGGCTTGAGGTTGAAGGCCCGGCATATATTCAAGTGCTTTCGGCCTGTCCCACCGGTTGGGGATGCCCCGGTGAGATTTCGGTAAAGCTCGGCAGGCTTGCCGCTAAGACAGGCGTATTCCCGCTATACGAGGTGGAAAATGGTAAATACAGGATTACCGTTGACTTCCCTAAATTGCTCCCTATTACCGAATATACGAGCTTACAGAAGAGGTTCCGTCATTTGCAGCCTGAAACATTGGCGCAAATCCAAGAAAAGATTACTCAAAAATATGAGGAACTGAAAGAAAAAGCCGAAATAAGTAAATGTTCCTGTCAGAAGGAGTCGGAGGACTAA
- the porA gene encoding pyruvate ferredoxin oxidoreductase, whose amino-acid sequence MSKRVGVEVSIALGDVVKMADADVISAYPITPQTHIVEHLAELVANGELDAEYIPVESEHSAMSACMGSAAAGARTFTATAGQGLELMHECLYVASAMRLPIIMAVANRALSAPISVWGDHSDVMACRDTGWIQIFTENGQEVVDIALCSFRIAEDNNVLLPVMLHLDGFHLSHVIEPIIMPDQEQVDKFLPKNNYPFALNPAKPVAMGDFAPPAVYTEVKWAQEVNLQKSKETILKVWDEFENVFGRKYEPVETYRCEDAKVLLMTMGSFSETAMTAIDKMRAEGEVENIGLLRLRLWRPFPTEEIREAVKNADVLIILDRALSFGSAGGPVGMEIKSALYGVADKPKIVNFVGGLGGRDITVANFEEIVRKGIEIAQNGSKNEFEIFGVRE is encoded by the coding sequence ATGTCAAAAAGGGTTGGTGTTGAGGTTTCAATAGCCCTGGGTGATGTCGTTAAAATGGCGGATGCGGATGTTATCTCCGCGTATCCGATTACTCCTCAAACTCATATCGTTGAACATCTCGCGGAACTGGTTGCCAACGGCGAACTTGATGCGGAATATATCCCCGTTGAATCCGAGCATTCCGCTATGAGCGCATGTATGGGCTCCGCCGCCGCCGGTGCGCGAACTTTTACCGCCACGGCCGGCCAGGGGCTTGAATTAATGCACGAATGTTTATATGTTGCCAGCGCAATGAGATTACCGATTATTATGGCGGTTGCCAACAGGGCTTTATCGGCTCCGATTAGCGTTTGGGGCGACCATTCCGATGTTATGGCTTGCAGAGACACCGGTTGGATTCAAATCTTTACCGAAAACGGACAAGAAGTTGTTGATATCGCATTATGTTCTTTCCGTATCGCCGAAGATAACAATGTTTTATTGCCGGTGATGCTCCATTTGGACGGCTTCCATTTATCGCATGTTATCGAGCCGATTATTATGCCCGACCAAGAACAGGTTGATAAATTCCTTCCGAAAAATAATTACCCGTTTGCCTTAAATCCGGCCAAACCCGTGGCAATGGGCGATTTTGCCCCTCCCGCTGTTTATACGGAAGTTAAATGGGCACAAGAGGTAAACTTGCAGAAATCCAAGGAAACGATTCTCAAGGTTTGGGATGAGTTTGAAAATGTTTTCGGTCGAAAATATGAACCGGTCGAAACCTACCGTTGCGAGGATGCCAAGGTTCTGTTAATGACTATGGGCAGTTTCAGCGAAACGGCAATGACTGCCATTGATAAAATGAGAGCAGAAGGCGAAGTCGAAAATATCGGTTTGTTAAGGCTGCGTTTATGGCGTCCGTTCCCGACGGAAGAAATCAGAGAAGCGGTAAAAAATGCCGATGTTCTTATAATTTTGGACAGGGCTTTATCGTTTGGTTCTGCCGGCGGGCCGGTAGGCATGGAAATTAAATCCGCTTTGTATGGCGTTGCCGATAAACCGAAAATCGTTAATTTTGTCGGAGGCTTGGGCGGCAGAGATATTACCGTTGCCAATTTTGAAGAAATTGTCCGCAAAGGTATTGAAATCGCCCAAAACGGCAGCAAAAATGAATTTGAAATATTCGGAGTGAGGGAGTAA
- a CDS encoding 4Fe-4S dicluster domain-containing protein, with amino-acid sequence MAKSENELTWKDIEVGAIVTEPGNASQYKTGDWRSDRPEYDFSRCIKCGICQIFCPEGCIGTNEEGYFVADLFYCKGCGICAQECPTFVITMKEEE; translated from the coding sequence TTGGCTAAGTCAGAAAATGAATTAACATGGAAAGACATTGAAGTCGGCGCGATTGTTACCGAACCCGGTAACGCCAGCCAATACAAAACCGGTGATTGGCGCTCTGATAGGCCGGAGTACGATTTTTCCAGATGTATCAAGTGCGGCATTTGTCAGATATTTTGCCCCGAAGGCTGTATTGGCACTAATGAAGAGGGTTATTTTGTGGCAGACCTTTTCTATTGTAAGGGATGCGGAATCTGCGCGCAGGAATGCCCGACTTTTGTAATTACAATGAAGGAGGAGGAATAA
- a CDS encoding 2-oxoacid:acceptor oxidoreductase family protein — MESNEPIAIRLHGRGGQGTVTMAELVAQAAIGEGKYAQAFPSFGPERRGAPVQAYIRIDDNKPIRNRAGIVSPDIVVVLDPGLLGVVNVTAGLKEDGMLIVNTRQNIEDFELELGENQELAVIDATAVARETLGVPIVNTTMIGALIKAKGVVNTDAMLEPLNKRFGRLAEKNINAMQKAYETTLIKEKKTIG, encoded by the coding sequence ATGGAATCAAATGAACCTATTGCAATAAGGCTCCACGGACGCGGCGGGCAAGGTACCGTAACCATGGCCGAACTGGTGGCTCAGGCCGCAATCGGTGAAGGCAAGTACGCACAGGCCTTTCCCAGTTTCGGACCGGAAAGGAGAGGCGCCCCCGTACAGGCCTACATCCGTATCGACGACAACAAACCCATTCGTAACAGAGCGGGAATCGTTTCCCCCGATATTGTTGTTGTGCTTGATCCCGGCTTGTTGGGTGTCGTTAATGTTACCGCCGGTCTTAAAGAAGACGGTATGCTTATCGTTAATACCCGCCAGAACATAGAAGATTTTGAACTTGAATTGGGCGAAAACCAAGAACTGGCCGTTATCGATGCTACCGCCGTCGCCAGAGAAACACTGGGTGTTCCGATTGTTAATACCACAATGATCGGGGCATTAATTAAAGCCAAAGGTGTCGTTAACACAGACGCTATGCTCGAACCTTTAAACAAAAGGTTTGGTCGATTGGCGGAGAAAAACATCAATGCCATGCAAAAAGCATATGAAACTACCTTGATTAAGGAGAAAAAAACAATTGGCTAA
- a CDS encoding DnaJ domain-containing protein yields the protein MKDYYKILGIPETADQQQIKSAFRKLAFQYHPDKNPGNEKEAEAKFKEINEAFAVLGDENKRRQYDAAKSGGFAGSGYQGFNFSQEDIFNGIFTNQAFYEELSRMFKQAGLRFDNDFFGQTFTQGNTTFRFYTNMGSAGAGFGQAASQSGSAKPGLRERVATKILKKFSQFVLKKVFGIEYKPNLNIETQIEILPQEALAGVEKEITYQRGKRKKKLIVKIPSGIKNLTKIRLSGMGLTSKKEKGDLIVHVRINEQSPLDSGS from the coding sequence ATGAAAGATTACTATAAAATACTCGGTATTCCCGAAACAGCAGACCAACAACAAATTAAAAGCGCCTTCAGAAAACTTGCTTTTCAATATCATCCGGATAAAAACCCCGGTAACGAAAAAGAGGCCGAGGCCAAATTTAAAGAGATTAACGAAGCTTTTGCCGTACTCGGTGACGAAAACAAAAGGCGCCAGTACGATGCAGCAAAGAGCGGAGGCTTTGCCGGCAGCGGCTATCAGGGTTTTAACTTTTCACAAGAGGATATTTTTAACGGAATTTTTACCAATCAGGCTTTTTACGAAGAGTTAAGCCGTATGTTTAAACAAGCCGGGTTAAGATTCGATAACGATTTTTTCGGCCAAACTTTTACGCAAGGCAATACCACTTTCAGATTTTATACCAATATGGGCAGTGCCGGCGCCGGTTTCGGGCAAGCCGCTTCTCAAAGCGGTTCGGCTAAACCCGGGTTAAGAGAACGGGTTGCCACAAAAATATTAAAGAAATTTTCACAATTTGTACTCAAAAAAGTATTCGGCATCGAATACAAACCGAACTTAAATATCGAAACACAAATTGAAATCCTTCCCCAAGAAGCCTTAGCCGGTGTTGAAAAGGAAATCACTTACCAAAGAGGCAAGCGCAAAAAGAAACTTATTGTCAAAATCCCTTCCGGAATAAAAAATTTGACCAAAATCAGGTTAAGCGGAATGGGTTTAACTTCCAAAAAAGAAAAGGGAGATTTAATCGTTCATGTAAGAATTAACGAACAATCTCCATTGGATTCAGGGTCATAA
- a CDS encoding tubulin/FtsZ family protein, with the protein MKLLVIGCGQCGGRIADEFARLGRAAQTQRGLNILTNVLAVNTDVADLSGLVNIKSDFRHRILIGAKKTGGHGVGKLNEVGAHIANEDGDKVIDSIRGTEKFAETDAILLIASAAGGTGSGAIPVLTRLIKERYDKPVYNMVVLPFQYEELTEGRSIYNVGTCLKSTYLAADAIFLVDNQRFIKKNVSLKDNLSKINYMVVRPFYNLLCAGEETQPAYIGSKVLDAGDIIQTLSGWTVIGYGKEDISGFRMPFGRKTDFREKDAQNEQGAKAMNEALEDLSLKCNPNNARRALYLATGPHDAMSMDVIKDLSASLKGMATEAIIRSGDYPRGKKAIDVTVILSELVNSKRVVDYFAKTIEYIANSKKRQGGIDWDQRGIEDSFKDIPSLL; encoded by the coding sequence ATGAAACTACTTGTTATCGGGTGCGGACAATGCGGAGGCAGAATTGCCGACGAGTTCGCACGTTTAGGCAGAGCCGCCCAAACACAGCGTGGGTTAAATATACTGACCAATGTGCTTGCGGTTAATACCGATGTTGCCGACCTTAGCGGTCTTGTAAATATTAAATCGGATTTTAGACACAGAATACTTATCGGAGCCAAGAAAACCGGCGGGCACGGTGTCGGGAAATTAAACGAAGTCGGCGCTCATATTGCCAACGAAGACGGCGATAAAGTGATTGACAGTATCAGGGGCACCGAAAAATTTGCCGAAACCGATGCGATATTGTTAATCGCTTCCGCAGCCGGCGGTACCGGTTCCGGGGCAATCCCCGTACTGACTCGTTTGATTAAAGAACGCTACGATAAACCTGTTTATAATATGGTAGTTCTTCCTTTCCAGTATGAAGAACTAACCGAGGGGCGTTCAATTTACAACGTGGGAACATGCCTAAAATCTACTTATCTGGCTGCCGATGCAATCTTTTTGGTTGATAATCAGAGGTTTATTAAAAAGAACGTTTCTTTAAAAGATAACCTTTCCAAAATTAACTATATGGTTGTAAGGCCGTTTTATAATCTTCTGTGTGCCGGAGAAGAAACCCAGCCCGCATACATCGGCTCAAAGGTTTTGGATGCCGGTGATATTATTCAAACGCTCTCGGGCTGGACTGTAATAGGCTACGGTAAAGAAGACATTTCCGGATTTAGAATGCCCTTTGGCAGAAAAACCGATTTTAGAGAAAAAGATGCCCAAAATGAGCAGGGCGCGAAAGCAATGAATGAGGCTTTAGAAGATTTATCCCTTAAATGCAATCCAAACAATGCCAGAAGGGCCTTATATTTGGCAACCGGCCCTCATGATGCGATGAGTATGGATGTTATTAAAGACCTTTCCGCTTCGCTAAAGGGAATGGCTACCGAAGCCATTATCAGGAGCGGGGATTACCCGCGAGGCAAAAAGGCGATTGATGTAACGGTAATCCTTTCCGAGCTTGTCAATTCCAAGAGGGTTGTTGATTACTTTGCCAAAACTATCGAATATATTGCCAATTCAAAGAAAAGACAGGGCGGAATCGATTGGGATCAGAGAGGTATCGAGGATTCTTTCAAAGATATCCCTTCTTTGCTCTAG
- a CDS encoding response regulator transcription factor, whose amino-acid sequence MKVLITDDHPIVRQGLKQLLKETYESIVIDEAGNGTEALDKIKDQKYDIVLLDIAMPGLNGLEVLKEVRKFDKALPILIISIYPEDQYALRCLKAGASGYLTKDTAFDELTLAVERILSGKKFISPSLADKLAQHLNQGAPKLPHELLSDREDQVMRYIASGKTATEIAAELNLSVKTINTYRNRILKKMQIKNSAELIRYAVQNQLLN is encoded by the coding sequence ATGAAAGTTCTGATTACTGATGATCATCCGATTGTAAGGCAAGGCTTAAAACAATTATTAAAAGAAACATATGAATCAATTGTGATTGACGAAGCCGGTAACGGCACAGAGGCTCTGGATAAAATAAAGGACCAAAAATACGATATTGTATTGCTTGATATTGCTATGCCGGGGTTAAACGGGCTGGAAGTATTAAAAGAGGTACGCAAATTTGATAAAGCATTACCGATTCTCATAATCAGCATCTATCCCGAGGATCAATATGCACTGCGCTGTTTAAAGGCGGGGGCTTCCGGTTACTTAACCAAAGATACCGCTTTTGATGAATTAACGCTTGCCGTGGAAAGAATCCTTTCCGGTAAAAAGTTTATCAGCCCTTCGCTTGCGGATAAACTGGCGCAACATTTAAACCAAGGGGCGCCGAAATTGCCGCATGAATTGTTGTCAGACCGTGAGGACCAGGTGATGCGTTATATTGCGTCCGGTAAAACCGCAACGGAAATTGCCGCCGAGCTTAATTTAAGCGTTAAAACAATTAATACATATCGCAATCGTATATTAAAGAAAATGCAGATAAAAAACAGCGCCGAATTAATTCGTTATGCGGTGCAGAACCAGTTGCTTAATTAA
- a CDS encoding PAS domain S-box protein: MHRTRESTAGGDLPAKSAFIEDEDNSSLKNLQYNTVNEWYTAFIQNACEGFFLSDLNCNILYVNDAFCKMSGYSRIELLSMNAADLILKTPAEIKKFKNNVEKAINKGESSFEVKSKRKDGHILDLAVSYRYMDVAPGFIFCAHRDVTEQNKINRELIESEERYNALVALGGRVGEAVIIMQDIKREEGVQTFVSDEWVKITGYPMEELLGMPFFNLLKPEYYSASLDRYRRKMKGEVMLNPFEMEIIRKDGVIVNIEFTSVHTNYKGKIANVAYIRDITERKRVENAVKESESRLQSVLSSIDDWVYVFDKEARFISCHPEPAKEIYELKKDFIGKKHSEVMPANLDKLFSAAFNKNMNGMVADYEFSREVCDKKRWINVKLSPMLIDGEFNGAVAVIRDVTQRKQAEQKLKESQKELRTLSVHLQYIREAERKDIAYRIHEELGQLLAALKMDISWLQKQLLNQNEVPEKKMEDVLKLINMSIQIAKSVSAELKPGLLYELGLLAAIECQTEEFFNLTGIKCNVSSTPAKITVDQELSITLFSVFQELLTNVYKHAEATVVDIGLRKQCKKITLIVNDNGKGITEEQINAPRSLGLIGIRERIQYWGGTVTVIGIPGEGTHVTINIPLNKKGGLTADESSDY; encoded by the coding sequence ATGCATCGAACTCGTGAAAGCACAGCGGGCGGGGATTTGCCTGCAAAAAGTGCCTTTATTGAAGACGAAGACAACTCTTCTTTGAAAAACTTGCAGTATAACACTGTCAACGAATGGTACACCGCTTTTATTCAAAATGCCTGTGAAGGTTTCTTCCTTTCCGATTTAAACTGCAATATTTTGTATGTTAACGACGCCTTTTGCAAAATGAGCGGCTACTCCAGAATTGAACTTTTATCAATGAATGCCGCCGATCTTATTTTAAAAACACCCGCCGAAATTAAAAAATTTAAAAATAATGTTGAAAAAGCAATCAATAAAGGTGAATCTTCTTTTGAAGTTAAAAGCAAACGCAAAGACGGGCACATCCTTGATTTAGCGGTAAGTTACAGATATATGGATGTCGCACCCGGCTTTATATTCTGTGCTCATCGCGACGTTACCGAACAAAATAAAATCAACCGCGAACTGATTGAATCCGAAGAAAGATATAATGCGCTGGTGGCGTTGGGAGGAAGGGTCGGAGAAGCGGTTATTATCATGCAGGATATTAAAAGAGAAGAAGGCGTCCAAACCTTTGTGAGCGATGAATGGGTTAAAATCACCGGTTATCCGATGGAAGAACTGCTCGGGATGCCCTTTTTCAATTTGTTAAAACCCGAGTATTACTCCGCTTCTTTGGATAGATATCGCAGAAAAATGAAAGGCGAGGTAATGTTAAACCCCTTTGAAATGGAAATTATCCGTAAGGACGGGGTTATCGTTAATATTGAGTTTACCAGCGTTCACACGAACTACAAAGGTAAAATAGCTAACGTTGCTTATATCAGAGATATTACAGAGCGCAAAAGAGTGGAAAATGCCGTTAAAGAATCTGAAAGCCGCTTGCAAAGTGTTTTATCATCGATTGATGATTGGGTCTACGTATTTGATAAGGAAGCACGTTTTATATCCTGCCACCCTGAACCGGCAAAGGAAATCTATGAACTTAAAAAAGATTTTATCGGTAAAAAACACTCTGAGGTTATGCCGGCAAATCTGGATAAACTCTTTAGCGCCGCTTTTAATAAAAACATGAACGGAATGGTTGCGGACTACGAATTTTCAAGGGAAGTCTGCGATAAAAAGAGATGGATTAACGTTAAACTTTCCCCGATGTTGATTGACGGTGAATTTAACGGTGCGGTTGCGGTAATCCGAGATGTCACCCAAAGGAAACAAGCCGAACAAAAACTCAAAGAATCACAAAAGGAGTTGCGCACGTTATCGGTGCACCTCCAGTATATCCGCGAAGCGGAAAGAAAAGATATCGCTTACAGAATACACGAAGAACTCGGGCAGCTCCTAGCAGCCTTAAAAATGGATATTTCATGGCTCCAAAAACAACTATTGAATCAAAACGAAGTCCCCGAAAAGAAAATGGAAGACGTTTTAAAACTGATAAACATGTCAATTCAAATCGCCAAAAGTGTTTCCGCCGAATTAAAACCGGGCTTACTTTATGAATTGGGATTACTGGCGGCGATTGAATGCCAGACCGAGGAATTCTTTAATCTGACCGGAATAAAATGCAATGTGTCATCAACCCCGGCTAAAATCACCGTTGACCAAGAATTATCGATTACGCTTTTTAGCGTGTTTCAAGAACTCTTAACCAATGTATACAAACATGCGGAAGCTACTGTTGTCGATATCGGATTAAGGAAACAATGTAAAAAAATTACGCTTATTGTCAACGATAACGGCAAGGGGATTACCGAAGAACAAATTAATGCACCGCGCTCTCTGGGGCTAATCGGTATCCGCGAGAGGATTCAATATTGGGGCGGGACGGTTACCGTTATCGGAATCCCCGGAGAAGGCACCCACGTTACAATCAATATTCCGCTTAATAAAAAGGGAGGATTAACTGCCGATGAAAGTTCTGATTACTGA